In Balaenoptera musculus isolate JJ_BM4_2016_0621 chromosome 19, mBalMus1.pri.v3, whole genome shotgun sequence, one genomic interval encodes:
- the WDR87 gene encoding WD repeat-containing protein 87 — protein MTSPRLIPLWKDFKYLINDIIHKNKQTLDDPKTDVVVLSDRSQILFKESRHPQNMPLICYYFSDAHFFASLSWVTTSTKEIQAVVWMKKKTEDMVEKRTFSMTERLPPIQSMVHTGSFHILVVYCGDLLLRLFGDHFQSFKPLSIVPCRFNINCLCYDPEMKMLLSGILGAVVTWIMERSGKGLQIAHMVSMPGDELVHSIMLNGPNGSLVALCETVVRVLERQGHGRLAEVKGFPSTTSGSSVTCCFTCFEQGFLYAGNKTGEIQVWSLNQGHALHSFKAHFSSVICIRSRPEAHTLLTAGQEGLIKEWNLTSGSLLRQLELGEELYQLQFIDSTTFFCQTTHSFSLRSLPCFYNLFNVCGSAPQQIRRVHCGNNWFRILCTTEDGLLRFVSPLTGNLLVITWPFSILDKAVDWAYDPDKEELFVATGSSDVLVFDTTRCPCPAKYLICTSPDSQDLVQCLAYGHFHLGRGLEGLMFSGHQSGVIRVLSQHSCAQIEKFMHFGAVLALSTLPGGLPGCRENSLLCSYGMDDYVHLSEAVLEGVRVQLQPLASILSSCQLTHLILLPKSVGAITETNCLRLWKFHDFLSSGSQEGSTFIETLPLHQCTITSFDVCLSLSLFVTGGSDGSVRIWNFHGRLIAMLDSSLHFGPLCFANDRGDLLVTFNQSLYLVSCLKLLPSALLAHLSLMGMTDEVLEVPKPFTPSFFFSFETMFVPKYIYFGQGQQQLVGLENLVNNRAIAFDHNVPHVIEEDEQGSPVLLSSFRHDSLYKEADWTQVKKPPHSHYVLPPQLQLTTWDGLNPYQILRYYFGHGQKWLLAPDCYIPNSVIRARLWPQGSPIYLQCNLHSPMRELEWDKSQQFFFWHGRARAISDVGEYAHEKEDEDFLEIRASKDITYSVLTDSANCSWLGRKMSEIAINSLIETILSIMIHASPLKYQCCIGALGQIFASYQVSPLLRTETAHRLLDDTTNYNPLIRELACEGLKRLGMITYLFAVPLAQRLMDKDERVRNKALSLMAETGIHSKTSLLNLIQNQDTFREMQQEMIGEETLDQLLGMRATDLQILHSQVEQRLNENLILSLGDEKPTVSLDVSGASELTALSNQLDTAPEEPEVAYKPSKGQRRGRIGGRKHTRKFLRSLKKMKETGTEPGPLQGEGDQSEAAPTEGEECRSSTSSILKISKDDEQEPPGVGASKDHVALTLKMLRKIRDKRDRKATLQKPIKRRKRKTIDAEVTVEGPPYPIRRESVVKLVKVRGRGASGAPGHSTTPGDGSSWRDDLCRLMTLRISGSQTKMSEALNTELVTMAQEVLADRRPSWELFQEICPLLKKESKELLEDLDWDVAWPEEKPVFPQGGAVREDMVIRDKEEETKEEQERKKERDVQDLWETQVIPKKGKKEKVAFLEPDVTKGKRISKKEEKKPSKKPSKQEGKAVQQEIKVDKKERKKTKEEERDVSQEVGEEAKLEEKVVEQEGRPVKGETKLSWQEWKKSWDQWKQVYSETRISWDEWKKAWESRHLQEEEKLHEEEEKLFPDEEELERDKRKQTWDEWSQIWEKMSARAREQLLEDEEEVTLEEELSQEWEGEEEEGEELMTEEQRQIHQEYKQAQVERKRAQVEIKRAQEKRKLAQEVEKLAREERKLAQEERKMARDYEKLAQKDRKMVQAERKFIQNEEKLAQREEMLTQEAEKLAQRRKKLAMKLEKLAQEEEKIAKKGGKLAEVKKILVQKLEKLAQKEQDLAWQEKELTQELEELAWEEEELNQEEEELEEELLIQEEEKLVQDKGKLAEEKERLVQKREQLMENKQKLAQEEELLIQEEKKLAQDNVKFPEEEDRLGQKREQLMENKQKLAQEEELLIQDEKKLTQDMETLPGEEARLVQKREQLIKNKQKLAQERNKLIQNKEELPKTKEILAWRQKTLAQEKVKLAQRKENLIQLKESLTQKRKKSDQGKENLDMYKKRVVQIEKKLMEEKEKLFQRKEKLAAIEEKLTQLEESLAEKQHQIAQDKMKLAMEKRMIFQGLKQLRGDWSITKEEKALGMEIKKLAWEKVRLAEGKETVFKKETQETSRQGRPTKDELELIKRKLSLEEKILVYEDRILATEQTDITKGKLEFTRGGRVCAQEERKLAKLIRKLAKESKGISKEPLKVSSKILKRLQGLIKKERKLTQQEIEMTKLKRSFFTKEKELNKVQNELDAKEWDLSEEQPEIATDEKKLAKRQRKLAKEMRRLIKKEKKMTEEESRLARQQREVIQEEEEDEITEEEEAKPFLKQRSRKRKTLKRVDLQQEEFLSQEDEVKSVKSEESFSEEMESLLDEIERESLSEEEEEEEEEEEEEMEEEEEEEEEGKEKKKKKKEKKVQEEEEEEEEVFEKEESMSEEEMERLSEKEGEEEERSSLEEEVDKKKEIFKKEKLFKLPGERKKDLKGREAVPSIEKRIPEVKGSAIKLEVLKSPSKQLISEVLGREEKIPVPGSTKQISWEDKATVLEMSRVFPGTGFMDKQEELLKKYKPKPLQVLDTVLESQEPDLKTPYLSHILKKTMEAHKLQGKQLGAKWQWLLQRHPSLKGQTEVQLPVSKILAEEIYADVSLSDVEWLHHVLEQMEAGEQLSRDSFHRLCQLLKDLTAKENLEWMHLAKLEAIVYRHKQNLESRSTSISKPSKEPMGPKYLKVIPPIKGKEKESWLKPLAVSTPKSPLATKMIPDLKAINWHLLGEPYRSVRAEQISTARKEMEMQHHYPPPRDIFTGALDPVEKQTLALMFQKDFWAFKDKGRFAKLPKLEKKAQPISKKKDKVPLWETFVAMYHVLRMLQERYAKDSAAWMEQFYRLMDLYQLKSPRIQRLLQELLLRGEPQSQKIIYKEALKAMELVPGERLFYHLFCGGSHTPKGPLEFQEVVPLPGKNNVRTMLPMGIAQYGILELAWKSLPQADLHLTKELPYIVAPTP, from the exons ATGACTTCCCCCAGACTCATTCCCCTGTGGAAGGATTTTAAATACCTTATAAATgacataatacataaaaacaag CAAACTTTAGATGACCCAAAGACTGATGTGGTTGTGTTGAGTGACCGGTCCCAGATCCTGTTCAAAGAGTCTCGCCATCCTCAAAATATGCCACTTATATGCTATTACTTCAGTGATGCCCACTTCTTTGCTTCCCTCTCGTGGGTGACAACAAGCACAAAAGAAATACAG gcTGTGGTATggatgaagaagaaaactgaggacATGGTGGAGAAGAGAACATTCTCCATGACCGAACGACTGCCGCCCATCCAGTCCATGGTTCACACAGGTTCCTTTCATATCCTCGTGGTCTACTGTGGTGACCTGCTCCTGCGGCTCTTTGGGGACCACTTTCAGTCATTCAAACCCCTGAGTATAGTGCCCTGCCGCTTTAACATCAACTGCCTCTGCTATGACCCAGAAATGAAGATGCTTCTGTCGGGAATCCTGGGGGCAGTGGTCACCTGGATCATGGAGCGGAGTGGCAAGGGTCTCCAAATAGCCCACATGGTTTCCATGCCTGGTGATGAGCTTGTCCACAGCATCATGTTGAATGGCCCCAATGGCTCCCTTGTAGCCCTGTGTGAGACTGTGGTGAGGGTCCTTGAGCGCCAGGGCCACGGCCGGCTGGCAGAGGTGAAGGGGTTCCCTTCCACCACCAGTGGCTCCTCAGTCACCTGCTGCTTCACCTGTTTTGAGCAGGGCTTTCTCTATGCTGGAAACAAGACCGGGGAAATCCAAGTGTGGAGCCTCAATCAGGGCCACGCACTCCACAGTTTCAAGGCCCATTTCTCATCGGTGATATGTATCCGCAGCCGGCCAGAAGCCCACACCCTGCTAACAGCCGGCCAAGAAGGCTTAATCAAGGAGTGGAACCTGACTTCAGGGAGTCTGCTGCGGCAGCTAGAACTTGGCGAGGAACTGTATCAACTCCAGTTTATTGATAGCACTACTTTCTTCTGCCAGACTACCCATTCTTTCTCCTTGCGCAGTCTGCCCTGCTTCTATAACCTCTTCAATGTCTGTGGCTCTGCTCCCCAGCAGATACGTCGGGTCCACTGTGGCAATAACTGGTTCCGGATCCTGTGCACTACTGAGGATGGCTTGTTGCGCTTTGTGTCCCCACTAACAGGGAATCTTCTGGTTATCACCTGGCCCTTCTCAATCCTGGACAAGGCTGTGGATTGGGCCTATGACCCAGATAAAGAGGAGCTCTTTGTAGCAACAGGCAGCTCAGATGTGCTGGTATTTGACACAACCCGCTGCCCTTGCCCAGCCAAGTATCTTATATGCACCTCGCCAGATTCTCAGGACTTGGTACAATGCCTGGCTTATGGGCATTTCCACCTGGGTCGGGGTCTAGAAGGACTAATGTTCTCTGGACACCAGAGTGGTGTGATCAGAGTGCTTTCCCAGCACAGCTGTGCCCAAATAGAGAAATTCATGCACTTTGGGGCTGTATTAGCACTCTCTACACTGCCTGGAGGGCTTCCTGGTTGCCGAGAAAACTCTTTGCTCTGTTCCTATGGAATGGATGACTATGTACACCTATCAGAAGCTGTGCTTGAAGGGGTGAGAGTGCAGCTGCAGCCCCTCGCCAGCATTCTCAGCAGCTGTCAGCTAACACACTTGATACTCTTGCCCAAGTCTGTGGGTGCCATCACGGAGACTAACTGCCTGCGTCTCTGGAAGTTCCATGACTTTCTGTCCTCTGGGTCACAGGAAGGCTCAACGTTCATAGAGACATTGCCTCTGCACCAGTGTACCATCACATCTTTTGATGTCTGCCTATCCTTGAGTCTTTTTGTCACGGGTGGCAGTGATGGCTCTGTCCGGATCTGGAACTTCCATGGTAGACTCATAGCCATGCTGGACTCATCATTGCACTTTGGCCCACTCTGCTTTGCAAATGACCGGGGTGACCTGCTTGTCACTTTCAACCAGAGTCTTTATCTGGTGTCCTGTTTAAAACTGCTTCCCTCAGCCCTGCTGGCTCACCTTTCCCTTATGGGTATGACAGATGAAGTGCTAGAAGTTCCTAAGCCTTTCACACCAAgcttcttcttctcctttgagACCATGTTTGTGCCCAAGTATATCTACTTTGGACAAGGGCAACAGCAATTAGTGGGTCTGGAGAACCTTGTCAATAATCGGGCCATCGCCTTTGATCATAATGTGCCACACGTCATAGAAGAAGATGAGCAAGGGAGCCCTGTGTTACTGTCTTCCTTCAGACACGATTCCTTGTATAAGGAAGCTGATTGGACGCAGGTGAAAAAACCTCCTCATTCCCATTATGTGCTTCCTCCCCAGCTACAGCTGACTACCTGGGATGGACTCAACCCTTACCAGATACTGCGATACTACTTTGGTCACGGGCAGAAATGGCTCTTGGCTCCTGATTGCTACATCCCTAACTCAGTGATTCGTGCCCGTCTTTGGCCACAGGGCAGCCCGATATACCTACAGTGCAACCTGCACTCACCCATGCGGGAACTGGAATGGGACAAGTCTCAACAATTCTTCTTCTGGCATGGTAGGGCAAGAGCTATAAGTGATGTAGGagaatatgcacatgaaaaggaGGATGAAGACTTCCTTGAAATAAGAGCGTCAAAGGATATAACTTACAGTGTGCTTACAGACTCAGCAAACTGCAGTTGGCTGGGAAGAAAGATGAGTGAAATAGCTATAAATAGCCTGATAGAGACAATTCTCAGTATTATGATCCATGCTTCTCCACTGAAGTACCAGTGCTGTATTGGTGCACTAGGGCAAATCTTTGCCTCTTACCAGGTGTCTCCACTCCTGCGCACTGAAACAGCCCATCGTCTGTTGGATGATACAACCAATTACAATCCACTGATCCGAGAGCTAGCCTGTGAAGGGCTGAAGCGTCTAGGAATGATTACGTATCTCTTTGCCGTGCCTCTGGCCCAAAGACTAATGGACAAAGATGAAAGAGTGAGGAATAAGGCCCTGAGCCTCATGGCTGAGACTGGAATCCACTCTAAGACCTCACTCTTAAACTTGATCCAGAACCAAGATACTTTCCGGGAGATGCA GCAGGAAATGATTGGGGAAGAAACCCTGGACCAGCTGCTGGGAATGCGGGCCACAGATCTCCAAATCCTTCATTCCCAAGTGGAGCAGCGATTGAATGAAAACCTGATCTTATCACTGGGTGATGAAAAGCCTACTGTTTCTTTAGATGTCTCAGGGGCTTCTGAACTTACCGCCCTTTCCAACCAACTTGATACAGCTCCTGAAGAACCTGAAGTTGCCTACAAGCCCAGCAAAGGCCAAAGACGGGGCCGAATAGGAGGCAGAAAGCATA CCCGAAAATTTTTGCGGAGCCtcaagaagatgaaagagacTGGCACAGAGCCAGGTCCCTTACAGGGTGAAGGTGATCAGAGTGAAGCTGCACCAACTGAGGGGGAGGAGTGTAGGTCTTCAACCTCCAGTATACTAAAGATTTCAAAAGATGATGAACAAGAGCCTCCAGGGGTAGGTGCCTCAAAGGATCATGTTGCATTGACCCTGAAGATGCTGAGGAAGATACGTGACAAAAGAGACAGGAAAGCAACACTTCAGAAACCCATAAAGAGGCGCAAGAGGAAGACAATAGACGCTGAAGTTACAGTTGAGGGCCCTCCATATCCTATAAGGAGAGAATCAGTTGTGAAGCTGGTGAAAGTCAGAGGGCGGGGTGCCTCTGGAGCTCCTGGCCACAGTACTACCCCTGGAGATGGCTCATCATGGCGGGACGATCTATGTCGTCTTATGACCCTGAGGATATCTGGTTCCCAGACAAAAATGTCAGAAGCTCTAAACACTGAGCTAGTGACCATGGCTCAGGAGGTGCTGGCAGATCGACGGCCCAGCTGGGAGCTCTTTCAGGAGATCTGTCCCCTGTTgaagaaagaaagtaaggaaCTGCTTGAGGACCTTGACTGGGATGTAGCCTGGCCAGAGGAGAAACCAGTTTTTCCTCAGGGAGGAGCAGTTAGAGAGGACATGGTGATCAGAGACAAGGAAGAGGAGACAAAAGAGGAGCAAGAgcgaaagaaagaaagggatgtGCAGGACTTGTGGGAAACCCAGGTGATTcccaaaaaaggcaagaaagagaaagttgCTTTTTTAGAACCAGATGTAACCAAGGGAAAACGAAtatcaaagaaagaagagaagaaacccTCTAAGAAGCCTTCTAAGCAGGAGGGGAAAGCAGTCCAGCAGGAAATAAAAGTGgataaaaaagagaggaaaaaaaccaaagaagaggagagggacGTGAGTCAGGAAGTGGGGGAAGAGGCCAAATTAGAGGAGAAAGTGGTTGAGCAAGAAGGAAGACCAGTTAAGGGAGAGACAAAGCTGTCTTGGCAGGAGTGGAAGAAGTCCTGGGATCAGTGGAAACAGGTCTACAGTGAGACGAGGATATCCTGGGATGAATGGAAGAAAGCCTGGGAAAGCAGGCATCTTCAGGAAGAGGAGAAGCTCcatgaggaggaagaaaagctgTTCCCAGATGAGGAAGAGCTGGAGAGGGACAAGAGGAAGCAGACATGGGATGAATGGTCACAGATCTGGGAAAAGATGTCAGCCAGGGCCAGGGAGCAATTGttggaggatgaggaggaagtgACCCTGGAGGAAGAATTGTCTCAGGagtgggaaggagaagaagaagaaggagaagagctGATGACAGAAGAGCAGAGACAGATCCACCAAGAATATAAACAGGCACAGGTTGAGAGGAAACGGGCCCAAGTTGAAATAAAACGAGCCCAAGAAAAGAGGAAGCTGGCACAAGAAGTAGAGAAGCTAGCACGGGAAGAGAGAAAACTGgctcaggaagagagaaaaatggccAGAGACTATGAGAAACTGGCCCAGAAGGACAGGAAAATGGTCCAGGCAGAGAGGAAGTTTATCCAGAATGAGGAAAAACTAGCCCAAAGAGAGGAGATGCTAACCCAGGAAGCAGAGAAATTGGCCCAGCGAAGGAAGAAACTGGCCATGAAATTGGAGAAACTGGctcaagaagaagagaaaatagcaaagaaaggagggaagctAGCTGAGGTAAAAAAGATATTGGTCCAGAAATTGGAAAAACTGGCTCAGAAGGAGCAAGACCTAGCATGGCAAGAAAAGGAACTAACCCAGGAATTGGAGGAGCTGGCATGGGAAGAGGAGGAACTGAATCAGGAAGAGGAGGAACTG GAAGAAGAACTGCTGATCCAGGAAGAGGAGAAACTGGTCCAGGACAAGGGAAAACTggctgaggaaaaggaaagacttGTCCAGAAAAGGGAGCAATTGATGGAGAATAAGCAAAAGTTGGCCCAGGAAGAAGAGCTACTGatccaggaagagaagaaactgGCCCAGGACAATGTAAAATTTCCTGAAGAAGAGGATAGACTTGGCCAGAAAAGGGAGCAACTGATGGAGAATAAGCAGAAATTGGCCCAAGAAGAAGAGCTACTGATCCAGGATGAGAAGAAACTgacccaggacatggaaacacTGCCTGGGGAGGAGGCAAGACTTGTCCAGAAAAGGGAGCAACTGATAAAGAATAAGCAAAAGCTGGCCCAGGAAAGGAATAAATTGATCCAGAATAAGGAAGAACTCCCCAAAACCAAGGAGATACTAGCCTGGAGGCAGAAGACTCTGGCTCAGGAGAAGGTGAAACTggctcagaggaaagaaaacttaATCCAGCTCAAAGAAAGCCTCacccagaagagaaagaaatcagaccAAGGAAAGGAGAACCTGGACATGTACAAGAAGAGAGTGGTTCAGATAGAGAAGAAGCTgatggaggaaaaggagaaacttttccagaggaaggagaaattggCTGCTATAGAGGAAAAACTGACCCAATTAGAGGAAAGCCTGGCTGAGAAACAGCACCAAATAGCCCAGGACAAAATGAAATTAGCTATGGAAAAGAGGATGATATTCCAAGGACTGAAACAGCTCAGAGGTGACTGGTCTATTACTAAGGAAGAAAAGGCATTGGGCATGGAAATAAAGAAACTGGCCTGGGAGAAGGTGAGACTGGCTGAGGGAAAGgaaactgtctttaaaaaagaGACTCAAGAAACTTCAAGACAGGGAAGACCAACTAAGGATGAACTAGAACTAATTAAGAGGAAATTGTCACTAGAGGAAAAGATACTGGTCTATGAAGATAGGATACTGGCCACAGAGCAAACAGACATTACCAAAGGAAAACTGGAGTTTACTAGAGGAGGGAGAGTATGTgcccaggaagaaaggaagctaGCCAAATTAATAAGGAAGTTGGCTAAAGAAAGCAAGGGCATTTCCAAGGAACCATTAAAAGTAAGCAGCAAAATCTTAAAGAGACTTCAAGGCCttatcaaaaaagaaaggaaactaaccCAGCAAGAAATAGAGATGACAAAGTTAAAGAGGTCATTCTTTactaaggaaaaggaattgaacaAGGTACAGAACGAACTTGATGCCAAGGAGTGGGATCTTTCTGAGGAACAACCAGAAATTGCCACAGATGAGAAGAAACTGGCTAAGAGGCAGAGAAAACTGGCCAAGGAAATGAGAAGAttgataaagaaagagaaaaagatgactGAGGAAGAAAGCAGATTGGCCAGGCAACAGAGAGAAGTCAtacaggaagaagaggaggatgaaATAAcggaggaagaagaggcaaagCCATTCCTTAAACAAaggtcaagaaagagaaaaacgctAAAGAGAGTTGATTTGCAACAGGAAGAGTTTCTCAGTCAAGAGGATGAGGTGAAAAGTGTGAAAAGTGAAGAGAGCTTTtctgaagaaatggaaagcttGTTAGATGAAATAGAGCGAGAGAGTTTgtctgaggaggaggaagaagaggaggaggaggaagaggaggaaatggaagaggaggaggaggaggaagaggaagggaaggagaagaaaaaaaagaaaaaggagaagaaggtgcaggaggaggaagaggaggaggaggaagtgtttgagaaggaggAAAGCATGAGTGAGGAAGAGATGGAACGTTTGAGtgagaaagagggggaggaagaggagagaagctCATTGGAAGAAGAGGTAGACAAGAAGAAAgagatctttaaaaaagaaaaactatttaagttaccaggagaaagaaaaaaggacttAAAAGGAAGAGAAGCAGTCCCTTCTATTGAGAAAAGAATCCCCGAGGTCAAAGGGAGTGCTATAAAACTTGAAGTTCTGAAAAGCCCTTCCAAGCAACTGATCTCAGAAGttctggggagggaagagaagataCCAGTGCCAGGGTCAACTAAACAAATATCCTGGGAAGATAAGGCCACAGTACTTGAGATGTCCAGGGTATTCCCAGGGACAGGGTTTATGGATAAACAAGAAGAACTGTTGAAGAAATATAAGCCCAAACCTCTACAAGTTTTGGATACAGTTTTGGAGTCCCAAGAGCCTGACTTAAAGACCCCATATTTATCCCACATATTGAAGAAGACCATGGAAGCTCATAAACTCCAAGGCAAACAACTAGGGGCCAAGTGGCAGTGGCTTCTGCAGCGTCATCCATCTCTGAAGGGACAGACTGAGGTACAATTACCTGTGTCCAAAATCCTGGCTGAGGAAATATATGCAGACGTCAGCCTCTCAGATGTAGAGTGGCTCCACCATGTCCTAGAACAGATGGAGGCAGGAGAACAGCTTTCCAGGGATAGTTTCCACAGATTGTGCCAGCTTCTCAAAGACCTCACTGCAAAGGAAAACTTAGAGTGGATGCATCTGGCCAAACTTGAAGCCATTGTGTACCGTCACAAGCAGAACCTGGAATCACGAAGCACAAGTATCTCAAAACCCAGTAAGGAGCCCATGGGTCCAAAATACTTGAAAGTGATCCCTCctataaaaggaaaggaaaaggaaagctgG